From one Micromonospora siamensis genomic stretch:
- the sigJ gene encoding RNA polymerase sigma factor SigJ: MTGPAAQAAGALTAHRPMLLGLAYRLLGSLDDAEDVLQEAYLRWLAVDRDDVAEPRRYLSRVVTRLALDRLRARRRGRETYVGPWLPEPVPTDPSPFGPLDTAELRESVSTALLHLLERLTPPERAVYVLHTAFALPYAEIGDILDRSAADCRQLHHRAAARIAEGRRRFTAGPAEQRRLLDAFLAAARDGDLPRLAGLVAADATAWSDGGGRVSAARRPVHGADRVVRFFAGIHARRPGVRATPATLNGGPALVVSWPSGVRYTLAVAATDGRITDLYLVANPAKLGRVTGW; encoded by the coding sequence GTGACCGGTCCGGCAGCGCAGGCGGCCGGTGCGCTCACCGCGCACCGCCCGATGCTGCTCGGGCTGGCGTACCGGCTGCTGGGCAGCCTGGACGACGCCGAGGACGTGCTCCAGGAGGCGTACCTGCGCTGGCTGGCGGTGGACCGGGACGACGTGGCCGAGCCCCGCCGCTACCTGTCGCGGGTGGTCACCCGGCTGGCCCTGGACCGGCTGCGGGCCCGACGGCGCGGCCGGGAGACGTACGTCGGGCCGTGGCTGCCCGAGCCGGTGCCGACCGATCCATCGCCGTTCGGGCCGCTGGACACCGCGGAGCTGCGGGAAAGCGTCTCCACCGCGCTGCTGCACCTGCTGGAACGGCTCACCCCGCCGGAGCGGGCGGTCTACGTGCTGCACACCGCCTTCGCCCTGCCGTACGCCGAGATCGGCGACATCCTGGACCGCTCGGCGGCCGACTGCCGCCAGCTGCACCACCGGGCGGCGGCCCGGATCGCCGAAGGCCGGCGACGCTTCACCGCCGGCCCCGCCGAGCAGCGGCGGCTGCTGGACGCCTTCCTCGCCGCCGCGCGCGACGGAGACCTGCCCCGCCTGGCCGGCCTGGTCGCCGCCGACGCCACCGCCTGGTCCGACGGCGGCGGCCGGGTCAGCGCGGCCCGCAGGCCGGTGCACGGCGCCGACCGCGTCGTGCGGTTCTTCGCCGGCATCCACGCCCGGCGGCCCGGGGTACGCGCCACGCCGGCCACCCTCAACGGCGGCCCGGCCCTGGTGGTGAGCTGGCCGTCGGGTGTCCGGTACACGCTGGCCGTGGCCGCCACCGACGGCCG